From a single Brassica rapa cultivar Chiifu-401-42 chromosome A01, CAAS_Brap_v3.01, whole genome shotgun sequence genomic region:
- the LOC103845755 gene encoding leucine-rich repeat protein FLOR 1: protein MKLLLHLSIFFTILFISLPSSHSSSSNDKNALLQIKKALNNPPLLSSWNPQTDFCTTWTGVECTNGRVTALTISSGEISGQIPAQVGDLLELRTLDFSYLTHLTGNIPHTITKLKYLDLLRLKQTNLSGYIPDFISELKSVTFLDLSFNQFTGPIPGSLSQMPKLDAIQINDNKLTGSIPNSFGSFVGKVPNLYLFNNKLSGKVPESLSKYDFNAVDLSGNSFTGDGSMFFGRNKTTIRVDLSRNMFEFDLSKVKFARSIVSLDLSHNKIFGKFPRELNKLRLEHFNVSYNHLCGKIPSGGLLQTFEPSAFSHNLCLCGTPLKAC from the exons ATGAAGCTCCTTCTTCACCTCTCTATCTTCTTCACCATACTCTTCATCTCTCTCCCATCTTCTCACAGCTCCTCCTCAAATGACAAGAATGCCCTCCTCCAAATCAAGAAAGCCTTAAACAACCCTCCACTCCTCTCCTCCTGGAACCCCCAAACCGACTTCTGCACCACCTGGACCGGCGTCGAGTGCACCAACGGCCGCGTCACCGCTCTCACCATCTCCTCCGGTGAAATATCCGGCCAGATCCCGGCCCAGGTCGGCGACCTTCTTGAGCTCCGTACGCTTGATTTCAGTTACCTGACTCACCTCACTGGGAACATTCCACACACCATCACCAAGCTCAAGTACCTGGACCTCCTCCGGTTAAAGCAGACCAATCTCTCCGGTTATATTCCTGATTTCATCAGCGAGCTCAAGAGCGTTACGTTTTTAGACCTTTCGTTTAACCAGTTCACCGGTCCAATTCCCGGTTCGCTTTCTCAGATGCCGAAGCTAGATGCCATTCAGATCAACGACAATAAGTTAACCGGTTCTATACCGAACTCTTTCGGTTCTTTTGTTGGCAAGGTTCCTAATCTCTACTTGTTTAACAATAAGCTCTCAG GAAAAGTACCAGAATCGTTGTCAAAGTACGACTTTAACGCAGTGGATCTGTCGGGAAACAGTTTCACCGGAGATGGTTCGATGTTCTTCGGACGTAACAAAACAACAATACGTGTTGATCTGTCGAGAAACATGTTTGAGTTCGATCTCTCCAAGGTTAAGTTCGCTAGGAGCATAGTGTCGTTGGATCTGAGCCATAACAAAATCTTCGGGAAGTTTCCTAGAGAGCTAAACAAGCTGCGTCTCGAGCATTTCAACGTTAGTTACAATCATCTCTGCGGAAAAATCCCAAGTGGTGGTCTCCTTCAGACATTTGAACCATCTGCTTTCTCTCACAATCTCTGTCTCTGTGGGACCCCGCTTaaggcttgttga
- the LOC103845723 gene encoding protein cornichon homolog 1 produces MAWDLLLWIISFVISLALVASVFYQVICLTDLEADHMNPFETSMCINRLVLPEFILQGSLCLLFLLTWHWFFFLVSLPVTCYHAMLYNKRRHLIDVTEVFRGIDFEKKLRFTKLGFYISLFILVVFRLTLSVVYSLTEDDDLLHLF; encoded by the exons ATGGCATGGGATTTATTATTATGGATTATCTCCTTCGTTATCAGCTTAGCCCTCGTCGCTTCCGTCTTCTATCAG GTTATATGTTTAACGGATTTAGAAGCTGATCACATGAACCCTTTTGAAACATCAATGTGTATCAACCGATTGGTGCTGCCTGAGTTTATCCTCCAAGGCTCACTCTGCCTTCTCTTCCTCCTCACTTGGCATTGGTTCTTTTTCCTCGTGTCTCTCCCTGTTACATGCTACCACGCTATGTT ATACAATAAGAGACGACATCTTATTGATGTCACTGAAGTGTTCCGTGGTATTGACTTTGAAAAGAAGCTCCGGTTTACCAAGCTTGGGTTCTACATCTCTCTCTTCATCCTGGTTGTCTTCAg gCTTACTCTCTCGGTGGTCTATAGCTTAACGGAGGACGATGATCTACTTCATCTGTTTTGA
- the LOC103845777 gene encoding protein EMSY-LIKE 1 isoform X1: MEAQIHLLEQEAYTAVLRAFKAQSDAISWDKESLITDLRRELRVSDDEHRELLSRVNKDDTIQRIRDWRQGGGSQVPSRHATNQGFDVVPSPTFSASRKKQKPFQSYPSFGAAGNRSFNSRVVSGGISANESAEALIGRKVWTKWPEDNNFYEAIITQYNAAEGRHALVYDIHAANETWEWVDLKEIPPEDIRWDGEESGVALNAGLGSGSIRGNRRNYQSNIGRGRGPRIHQPRREFLPTQQNGGGGGDRITSSDDIELFNTDSLVKEVERVFDTAHPDPFELDKAKKMLKEHEQALIAAIARLADTSDGELDGDPPDSHDHPMAQG, translated from the exons ATGGAGGCACAAATTCATCTACTTGAGCAGGAAGCATACACCGCTGTTTTAAGGGCTTTTAAAGCGCAGTCTGATGCTATTTCTTGG GACAAAGAAAGTCTGATAACAGATTTGCGTAGAGAACTAAGGGTATCTGATGACGAACATCGAGAGCTTCTGAGCAGGGTCAATAAGGATGATACCATTCAACGGATAAG AGATTGGAGACAGGGAGGCGGAAGCCAAGTCCCTTCTAGACATGCAACTAATCAGGGTTTTGATGTTGTTCCTAGTCCAACTTTCTCAGCTTCCCGGAAGAAACAGAAGCCATTTCAATCT TATCCATCATTTGGTGCGGCTGGGAATAGGTCATTCAATAGTCGTGTTGTATCCGGTGGCATTTCAGCAAATGAATCTGCCGAAGCACTTATCGGAAGAAAAGTGTGGACAAAATGGCCTGAAGACAACAACTTTTATGAAGCAATTATAACCCAGTACAACGCAGCTGAG GGTCGGCATGCTTTGGTGTATGATATACACGCAGCAAATGAGACGTGGGAATGGGTTGATCTCAAGGAG ATTCCTCCGGAAGATATAAGGTGGGATGGAGAGGAGAGTGGGGTAGCTTTAAACGCTGGACTTGGAAGTGGATCAATCCGTGGCAACAGAAGGAACTACCAAAGCAATATTGGTAGAGGGAGAGGACCAAGAATTCATCAACCGAGAAGAGAATTTTTACCAACACAACagaatggtggtggtggtggtgaccgGATAACTTCATCTGATGATATTGAATTGTTCAACACTGATTCGCTTGTGAAGGAG GTGGAGAGAGTTTTCGATACTGCTCATCCTGATCCTTTTGAGCTTGACAAGGCCAAGAAAATGCTCAAG GAACATGAACAGGCGCTTATTGCTGCCATTGCAAGGCTTGCGGATACTTCTGATGGTGAGCTCG
- the LOC103845777 gene encoding protein EMSY-LIKE 1 isoform X2 — MEAQIHLLEQEAYTAVLRAFKAQSDAISWDKESLITDLRRELRVSDDEHRELLSRVNKDDTIQRIRDWRQGGGSQVPSRHATNQGFDVVPSPTFSASRKKQKPFQSYPSFGAAGNRSFNSRVVSGGISANESAEALIGRKVWTKWPEDNNFYEAIITQYNAAEGRHALVYDIHAANETWEWVDLKEIPPEDIRWDGEESGVALNAGLGSGSIRGNRRNYQSNIGRGRGPRIHQPRREFLPTQQNGGGGGDRITSSDDIELFNTDSLVKEVERVFDTAHPDPFELDKAKKMLKEHEQALIAAIARLADTSDDGDPPDSHDHPMAQG, encoded by the exons ATGGAGGCACAAATTCATCTACTTGAGCAGGAAGCATACACCGCTGTTTTAAGGGCTTTTAAAGCGCAGTCTGATGCTATTTCTTGG GACAAAGAAAGTCTGATAACAGATTTGCGTAGAGAACTAAGGGTATCTGATGACGAACATCGAGAGCTTCTGAGCAGGGTCAATAAGGATGATACCATTCAACGGATAAG AGATTGGAGACAGGGAGGCGGAAGCCAAGTCCCTTCTAGACATGCAACTAATCAGGGTTTTGATGTTGTTCCTAGTCCAACTTTCTCAGCTTCCCGGAAGAAACAGAAGCCATTTCAATCT TATCCATCATTTGGTGCGGCTGGGAATAGGTCATTCAATAGTCGTGTTGTATCCGGTGGCATTTCAGCAAATGAATCTGCCGAAGCACTTATCGGAAGAAAAGTGTGGACAAAATGGCCTGAAGACAACAACTTTTATGAAGCAATTATAACCCAGTACAACGCAGCTGAG GGTCGGCATGCTTTGGTGTATGATATACACGCAGCAAATGAGACGTGGGAATGGGTTGATCTCAAGGAG ATTCCTCCGGAAGATATAAGGTGGGATGGAGAGGAGAGTGGGGTAGCTTTAAACGCTGGACTTGGAAGTGGATCAATCCGTGGCAACAGAAGGAACTACCAAAGCAATATTGGTAGAGGGAGAGGACCAAGAATTCATCAACCGAGAAGAGAATTTTTACCAACACAACagaatggtggtggtggtggtgaccgGATAACTTCATCTGATGATATTGAATTGTTCAACACTGATTCGCTTGTGAAGGAG GTGGAGAGAGTTTTCGATACTGCTCATCCTGATCCTTTTGAGCTTGACAAGGCCAAGAAAATGCTCAAG GAACATGAACAGGCGCTTATTGCTGCCATTGCAAGGCTTGCGGATACTTCTGATG
- the LOC103845712 gene encoding serine/threonine-protein kinase Nek7 → MQMDFEEEEEAHKFTPDNYLVVEQVRRGKSTSDFVVLHRIDDKKYAMKKVSLAKHTEKLKQIACQELKSLSKLNNPYIVECEDSWIDEENNACIFTAYCEGGNMANAIKKARGKLFPEERIFKWLAQLLLAVNYLHSNRVLHMDLTCSNIFLPKHDHVQLGNYGLAKLINPEKPASLVPGIANSMCPEVLEDEPYGYKSDIWSLGCCMYEITSHQPAFKAPDKAGLINKINRSLMSPLPIVYSSTLKQMIKLMLRKKPEHRPTACELLRNPCLQPYLLKCQNLSPMYLPVFPINSPKDKARRSSLPGKFVKEREEREKSEVSRSLENLYPFWTKAETGSSSSSQPASSTNETDDKPETKRIDPSCDALKVSEPTTEKQKEENDVPKEWENMISEEAQLLDVDVEIVSAQEGLCFIQEAEAIPEPNDQRKVAEVVAESECVVEEANDQRKLSEVVAESERVVDEAKTVKLTASEMSSVLSKLTNLGPPQSKERADALECLLEKCAGLVKQEKYEELAGLLTPFGEDGVSARDTAIWFAKTLLSSDKLNQGT, encoded by the exons ATGCAAATGGactttgaagaagaagaagaagctcacAAGTTCACTCCCGACAACTATCTTGTCGTGGAGCAGGTTAGAAGAGGCAAGTCTACTTCCGATTTCGTGGTTCTTCACAGAATCGATGACAAAAA GTATGCAATGAAGAAGGTTTCCCTGGCTAAACACACTGAGAAGTTAAAGCAAATCGCTTGCCAAGAG TTGAAATCTCTCTCAAAATTAAACAATCCTTATATTGTTGAATGTGAAGATTCTTGGATTGATGAG GAGAATAACGCCTGCATTTTTACTGCTTACTGTGAGGGAGGGAACAT GGCTAATGCTATCAAGAAAGCCAGAGGAAAGTTATTTCCAGAGGAG AGGATCTTTAAATGGTTGGCACAATTGTTACTGGCAGTTAACTATTTGCATTCAAACCGTGTACTCCACATGGACCTTACG TGCTCAAACATCTTCCTTCCAAAACATGATCACGTCCAGCTTG GCAACTATGGTTTGGCGAAACTCATCAATCCAGAAAAGCCTGCTTCCTTG GTTCCGGGAATTGCTAACAGCATGTGCCCTGAGGTTTTAGAAGATGAACCATATGGATATAAATCTGACATATGGTCGCTAG GTTGCTGTATGTATGAAATAACATCACACCAGCCTGCTTTTAAAGCTCCG GATAAGGCTGGACTCATCAACAAGATAAACAGATCTCTGATGTCTCCTCTTCCCATTGTCTACTCCTCTACCTT gaagcagatgataaagcttaTGCTTAGGAAGAAGCCTGAACATCGGCCAACA GCCTGCGAGTTGCTAAGGAACCCTTGTCTACAACCATACCTCCTTAAATGCCAAAACCTGTCTCCTATGTATCTTCCTGTTTTCCCTATCAACAGCCCCAAGGACAAGGCAAGAAGAAGTTCACTGCCAGGCAAGTTTGTgaaggagagagaagagagggAGAAGAGCGAGGTGTCTCGCAGCTTGGAGAACCTATATCCCTTTTGGACTAAAGCTGAGACTGGTTCTAGCAGCTCATCACAACCAGCATCATCCACAAATGAAACAGATGACAAACCTGAGACAAAAAGAATCGATCCAAGCTGCGATGCATTGAAGGTTTCTGAGCCTACTACAGAGAAGCAGAAGGAAGAGAATGATGTGCCAAAAGAATGGGAAAATATGATCTCAGAGGAAGCTCAGTTACTTGATGTTGATGTGGAGATTGTGAGTGCACAAGAAGGTTTATGTTTCATTCAAGAAGCTGAGGCTATTCCGGAACCAAATGATCAGAGAAAGGTGGCTGAAGTTGTAGCAGAAAGTGAGTGTGTGGTGGAGGAAGCAAATGATCAGAGAAAGCTGTCTGAAGTTGTAGCAGAAAGTGAGCGTGTGGTGGATGAAGCAAAGACGGTGAAGCTAACAGCGAGTGAAATGTCTTCTGTACTGAGTAAGCTCACAAATTTAGGTCCACCACAGAGCAAAGAAAGAGCAGATGCATTGGAGTGTTTGCTGGAGAAATGTGCAGGGCTTGTGAAGCAGGAGAAGTATGAAGAACTTGCTGGTTTGCTTACACCGTTTGGAGAAGACGGTGTCTCGGCTAGGGACACTGCTATTTGGTTTGCAAAGACACTCTTGTCTTCTGATAAACTCAACCAGGGAACCTGA
- the LOC103845744 gene encoding ras-related protein RABA4d, which yields MSNLYGDYNQKIDYVFKVVLIGDSAVGKTQLLARFARNEFSVDSKATIGVEFQTKTLVIDNKTVKAQIWDTAGQERYRAVTSAYYRGAVGAMLVYDMTKRQSFDHMAKWLEELRGHADKNIVIMLIGNKCDLGSLRAVPTEDAQEFAQRENLFFMETSALEATNVETAFLTILTEIYRIISKKSLTADDDDADGNSSLLKGTRIIIPSEEESGKRGGCCGKT from the exons atGTCTAATTTGTATGGAGATTACAACCAAAAGATCGATTACGTGTTTAAAGTCGTCTTGATCGGTGACTCCGCGGTCGGAAAAACACAGCTGCTTGCTCGGTTCGCTAGGAATGAGTTTAGTGTCGATTCTAAAGCCACCATCGGTGTTGAGTTCCAGACTAAAACGCTCGTTATCGATAACAAAACCGTCAAAGCTCAGATTTGGGATACTGCTGGCCAAGAAAG gtACCGGGCGGTGACAAGCGCATACTACCGTGGAGCTGTTGGGGCAATGTTGGTCTACGACATGACCAAACGTCAATCATTTGATCACATGGCTAAATGGCTAGAAGAGTTAAGAGGGCACGCGGACAAAAACATAGTGATTATGCTAATCGGAAACAAATGTGATCTCGGAAGCCTTAGAGCAGTGCCAACAGAAGACGCACAAGAGTTTGCACAAAGAGAAAATTTGTTCTTCATGGAAACCTCCGCTCTCGAAGCTACCAATGTTGAAACTGCGTTTTTGACCATCTTAACAGAGATTTATCGTATAATCAGCAAGAAATCACTGACGGCTGATGATGATGACGCCGATGGGAACTCGAGTCTCTTGAAGGGGACTAGGATTATTATTCCGAGCGAGGAAGAGAGTGGGAAGAGAGGTGGATGTTGCGGCAAAACGTAA
- the LOC103845735 gene encoding chaperone protein dnaJ 6, whose amino-acid sequence MENDGGCSSERSLYEVLGVGATATQQEIRKAYHKLALRLHPDKNKDDQEAKEKFQQLQKVISILGDEEKRAVYDQTGSVDDADLSGDVVDNLRDFFKAMYKKVTEEDIEEFEANYRGSESEKKDLIELYTKFKGKMSRLFCSMLCSDPKLDSHRFKDIIDEAIAAGEVKSTKAYKKWAKEISEIKPPTSPQKMRHKAKKGAETDLHALISQRRDSRKEKFDTMFSSLASRYGSSADAEPNEEEFEAAKRKVESRRVSSKKSRRK is encoded by the exons ATGGAGAACGATGGGGGATGTAGTAGCGAGAGAAGTCTTTACGAG GTACTTGGAGTGGGAGCAACAGCAACTCAGCAGGAGATAAGGAAAGCTTACCATAAGTTGGCTTTGAGGCTTCATCCTGACAAAAACAAGGACGACCAG GAAGCTAAAGAGAAATTTCAGCAGCTGCAAAAGGTGATTTCGATTCTCGGTGATGAAGAGAAAAGGGCTGTCTATGATCAAACTGGCTCCGTCGACGATGCT GATCTCTCGGGAGATGTGGTTGACAACTTGAGGGACTTCTTCAAGGCAATGTACAAGAAG GTCACCGAGGAAGATATTGAAGAGTTTGAGGCAAACTACAGAGGTTCTGAGTCTGAGAAGAAAGATTTGATTGAGCTCTACACCAAGTTTAAGGGTAAAATGAGCAG GCTTTTCTGCTCAATGCTTTGCTCCGACCCCAAGCTTGATTCACACCGTTTCAAAGATATCATCGATGAAGCCATTGCAGCAG GAGAAGTGAAGTCAACAAAAGCTTACAAGAAATGGGCAAAGGAAATCTCAGAGATAAAACCTCCCACTAGTCCCCAAAAGATGAGACACAA GGCTAAAAAGGGCGCAGAGACAGATCTCCACGCTCTAATATCACAGCGAAGAGATTCGAGGAAAGAGAAGTTCGATACAATGTTCTCCTCACTTGCCTCCAGGTATGGTAGCAGTGCTGACGCAGAGCCAAACGAAGAAGAGTTCGAAGCTGCCAAGAGAAAAGTCGAAAGCCGCCGGGTTTCATCCAAGAAGTCAAGAAGAAAGTAA
- the LOC103846195 gene encoding protein DOWN-REGULATED IN DIF1 11-like, with protein MIEMKTIFMAFFFIATLVSYVYPSLGQKDVDDEPLVNSGLEFDTLDTISPASEDYNIHMLKNMSPKYITYVKTCHDKMGPSGGAKCNDDVLEEILTNKPVSRECCLKVVKAGKKCYMETIKFIFRLYQLKRFASQVSFKTNKVWNRCSIEVESPSSSQKSPS; from the coding sequence atgatAGAGATGAAGACAATTTTCATGGCATTTTTCTTTATTGCCACTTTAGTATCATATGTGTATCCAAGTTTGGGTCAAAAAGATGTTGACGATGAACCACTGGTCAATTCCGGTCTCGAATTTGATACATTGGATACGATATCGCCGGCTTCCGAAGATTATAATATTCATATGCTCAAGAACATGTCACCAAAATACATAACATATGTCAAAACATGTCATGACAAGATGGGGCCCAGTGGTGGTGCGAAATGTAATGATGATGTTCTTGAAGAGATTCTTACGAATAAACCCGTTTCCAGAGAATGTTGTCTGAAAGTAGTAAAAGCCGGTAAAAAATGTTACATGGAAACTATAAAGTTTATATTTCGATTGTATCAACTCAAACGTTTTGCTTCTCAAGTTTCTTTCAAAACCAATAAGGTTTGGAATAGATGTTCTATTGAAGTTGAAAGTCCTTCATCATCTCAGAAAAGTCCTTCATAG